Genomic DNA from Streptomyces sp. GS7:
CGGGCGTAGCTCTCGGCCTCGGGGCGCAGGGCAGTGGTGGCGGGTGTCGCGTGCACGGCGCTGGTGGAACCACCGACCATCACCAATCCGGGCCTACGGGTCGCCTCAGCAGGGAAGTTCGAGGGGGCGAAGACGGTGCCGTGCAAGGTGAGCCCGCCAGAACCGGTGAAGGAGACGGAGCGGGTCGTGACCGGCGCAGGGGCCGGTGGGGCGGCGGCAGCGGTGCCCGTCAGCAGCGCGGTCGCCGCAACAGCCGCGGCTGTTGCGGCTGACGCGGCTGCGACGGATCGAAGGATTCGAGACGGGCGCATACCCCCACTCTGCTGCGCACCGCGCGCCTGTCCCATCCGAACACCCCCCTGCAGGAGCGGGGGTTCACCCCGCCCGACCCGGGGGATTGTCCCCTCGACTTCCGTCGTTCCGACTGCTCATGGGGGCTCAAGCGACGCTGGCGTACGCCCAGGCTCACCGGTCGTGGACGGACCCACGGCGAACGAGATCGGCCATAGGAGTCGCCGAACCCGGCCATCCGTGCCCCTTATGGCCGCACCCACGCGACGACCGGCCCCGGACCGTCCGGGAGCCTCCCGCGAGGACCGTGTCCGTTCGGGACCGCCCTGGACTCAAGGCGGCTCCAGCGACGCCCGATAACGGGAACGGAATCCCCCGGTGGAAAGAGTGCTTCACTCACATGTCAGCTCGCGGACGGGCCGGCGAGGCCGCGAAGACGGCTCCGCCGCACAGCCGCGATTCCCCATCTCCCGAGACGGAGGACGACCTCATGGGTTCGCTTGATCTGACCGGACGCGTGGCCCTGGTGACCGGGGCGACCAGCGGCATCGGCGCCGCCACCGCGACGCTGCTGGCCCAGCGCGGAGCACACGTACTGGTCGCCGGCCGCGACAGCTCCCGCGGCGAGTCAGTGGTCGCCGCCATCCGCGGCCGCGCAGGCAAGGCCGACTTCATCGCCGCCGACCTGCGCGAGGCGCAGTCGGTGCGACAACTCGCGCGGCGGGCAGTGGAACTGGGCGACGGCCGGGTCGACATCCTGGTGAACAACGCGGGCGTCTACCCGTTCGGGCCCACCGACGAGGCAACGGAGAGCGAGGTCGACACCGTCTACGCGCTCAATGTGAAGGCGCCGTTCCACCTGGTGGCGGAACTCGCGCCGGCGATGGCCGAGCGGGGCAGCGGCGCGATCGTCAACGTGAGCACCATGGTCGCCGCGTACGGGGCCGTGGGCATGGCCCTGTACGGGTCGAGCAAGGCAGCCGTGGAGCTGCTGACCAAGGCGTGGGCGGCCGAGTACGGCCCGCGCGGGGTACGGGTCAACGCCGTGCGCCCCGGGCCGGTACGCACGGAAGGCACGGCCGGCATGGGGGAAGACCTCGACGCCCTGGCCGCCCAGGCCCCAGCCGGCCGACCGGCCGAGCCGGAGGAGATCGCCGATGCCGTCGCCTACCTGGGCAGCGACGCGGCGAGCTTCGTCCAGGGCGCCGTGCTCCCCGTGGACGGCGGCCGCACAGCCGTCTGACGCGCGCGGCCCCACGGCGTCCGTCGCAGCAGGTGGTTCCCGGCCGCGCCCTCGTCGAAGGGCTCGGCGCCCGCATGAACCGGGACGACCTGGTCCAGCTCACCGGCCGTGGCCGACAGCGGGTGACGGACGCGGCACACGAGGTCGCACAGACGCGCTCGACCCGGGCCCGCGTCAAGGACGAGGTCCTGCGTTCGTCGACGCCTGGCAGGAGCCGCTGCACATCCTGGTGAACAACGCCGGCGTCATGGCCTGCCCCGAGCAGTACACCGAGCAGGGCTGGGAGTGGCAGTTCGCCACGAATCACCTGGGCCACTTCGCCCTGGCCACCGGGTTGCACAACGCACTGGTCGCCGACGGCAACGCCCACGTGGTGGCCGTCAGTTCCACCGGGCACCAGCAGTCGCCGATCGTGTGGGACGACGTCAACTTCGCCTTCCGC
This window encodes:
- a CDS encoding SDR family NAD(P)-dependent oxidoreductase, with translation MGSLDLTGRVALVTGATSGIGAATATLLAQRGAHVLVAGRDSSRGESVVAAIRGRAGKADFIAADLREAQSVRQLARRAVELGDGRVDILVNNAGVYPFGPTDEATESEVDTVYALNVKAPFHLVAELAPAMAERGSGAIVNVSTMVAAYGAVGMALYGSSKAAVELLTKAWAAEYGPRGVRVNAVRPGPVRTEGTAGMGEDLDALAAQAPAGRPAEPEEIADAVAYLGSDAASFVQGAVLPVDGGRTAV